A stretch of DNA from Rothia mucilaginosa:
CTATTCCCCAGCGGGTGTTCCCCAGGGTTTATTCCCGCCGGGTACGGCAAAGCCCCCTCGCGCCGGTTCGTACAGAATCTTCTGCACAGGAATATCCGTACAGGAACCGGGTCAAGGGGGCTTAGCACACGCGAAATACGCGACCCTATCGGCGGGCAGCCGCCGGTGCGGTAGTGGCAGTAGCCGCAGGTGCGGCGGTCGCACGAGCCGGCGGAGCCGTAGTGGTTGCCGCCGCAGGTGCAGTCGTAGCCTGCTGGGTAGCCGCTACCTCATCCTCATAGCGGGTAGTCGGCGCCTGAGTCGGAGCCTCAGTAGTCGGCTCCGGGGTAGGGGCCGGCGCCTCCGTAGTCGCCTCGGGGGAGGGGGTGTTCTCCTCCGGGGTGGGGGTCGGCGAAGGAGCCGCCGCCTTAATCTCTTCCTCGGATGCGTCACCGTAGTAGTCACGAACCGTCACCGCAGTCAGGCCGCGGTCATCGAGCAGGCCCTTCACCTTATCGAGGATCGGGATGATCGTCTCGTAGTTCAAGTGACCCAGCACAATCTGCTGCGGCAGCATGTAGCGGATGCAGCGCATGTAAATCACACGGGAGCTGGTCTTCGCCTCGTCGCCGGTAGTGCCGTTCCACATGACCGGGCGGGTAAAACCAATCTCACCGGCAGCCTTCAGCACCGCATCGTTGTAGCGGCCGTACGGCGGGCGGAAGTACGGCTTCGACGAGACACCGAACATGCTCATAATCTCGTCTTCGTTACGCTGCAGCTCTTCCTTCACACCCTCAGCATCCAGGGTGGTCAGGTCAGCGTGGTTGTACGTGTGGTTCGCAACCTGAATCTGGCCACTCTGAACCAGCGGACGCAGTAACGACACATGCTCCTTAAAACCGGTGTAAGAAGCGTTAATGAAGAACGTCAGGCGAGTATTCGTACGCTTCGAGAACTCAGCGTAGCCGCGAATCGCCTCCGGGCTTGCGCCGTCATCAACAGTCCACGCAACATACTTGCCGTCACCAATGAGGGAGTTGCCGATGCCGGGCCATTCGCGCGGCTTATCAACCGGGTTGCCAGCAGCGGCAACCGTCGGCGAATTCGTGGGTGCGGGGCGAGTAGCAGCAGAGGTCTCGCCGCCAGCCTGATACGGAGTGAAATTACCGCTGGTGCCGTCGTAGTCATTCGACTTCTTCGAGCAGGCAGCAATCAGCGGAAGCATAGCAGTGCCGAGCACAAAAAGTCGGCGGTTAGGCTGTGAGTGGGTCATACTCTCCAGGATAACGCCCCCACCTGCAAGGAACGAATCTGAACAGCGAATACACCCTAAATAATGTGCACATCACACCCTGCGCTCAGCACCACAGTATTAATAGGTATAAAAACTAGGTATAAGAACACAAAATCCTAAAGCCGCAAGCCGGTAACGCTCCGCTACACTAGTGGGATGGAGAATTTGGGCACTCACGAACTGCGCAACCTTGTGAACGATGCTGCCGACGAGGCAGTCAACATCGGCTATCGCGTTGCAGACCGGCTGCACAGGTGGCGCGAAAAGCGCGCCATCGCCGCCGGTCGCGAGCCTATCCTCGTGCCCACCGAAGGCTACGGACGCGCCGCCTCCGAAGGAAACCCCGGCTGGGTCCGCATCATCGCCCGCGCACTCTACAAGACGGTCAACCTCGAACGCCTGCTACAGGTCGTAGAAGGCACCCAAGACACCGCCAACCCCATGCGCGGCTGGCGCTCCTTCACCGCAACCGCAATGTCCGACGCGCCCGTCACCATCGTCATCGACGGCACCAAGTATGAGGCGTACACCGACCGCGGCGGCGTACTCGACGTCAAACTCAGCATCGACCTGGACCCTGGCATGCACGAAGTCATCATGTACGTGCCCGGCTCCCGCGCCGTAGCAACCAGCGTCTACATCGTTCCCGAAAGCCAGAAGCTCGGCGTCATCATGGACGTCGACGACACCGTCATGGTCACCATGCTGCCGCGCCCCCTCGTCGCTGCCTGGAACTCCTTCATTCTCGACGAGCACGCACGCATCCCCACCCCCGGCATGGCGGTCATGACTGACCGTATCCGCCGTAGCCACCCGGATGCGCCGTTCATGTACCTGTCCACCGGCGCCTGGAACATCACCCCGACCCTGCGCCGCTTCCTCAGCCGCAACGGCTACCCGCGCGGCACGTTCCTGCTCACCGACTGGGGCCCCACCCCCGACCGCTGGTTCCGCTCCGGAACCAACCATAAGGTCGAGTCCCTGCGCCGCCTCGCCGAGGAATTCCCGCAGATGAAGTGGATCCTCGTCGGCGACGACGGGCAGCGCGACCCGTACATCTACAACGGCTTCGCGGTACGCTACCCGGACAACGTGGCGGCAATCGTCATCCGCAACCTGACCGTGGGGGAGACCATGCTCGCCTCCGGCCGCGTGTGGAGCGACTACCGCGCCGAACAGATGATGCGCTCGCCGCTGTGGATTGAAGCCACCGATGGCGTAACGCTCAG
This window harbors:
- a CDS encoding polysaccharide deacetylase family protein, with protein sequence MTHSQPNRRLFVLGTAMLPLIAACSKKSNDYDGTSGNFTPYQAGGETSAATRPAPTNSPTVAAAGNPVDKPREWPGIGNSLIGDGKYVAWTVDDGASPEAIRGYAEFSKRTNTRLTFFINASYTGFKEHVSLLRPLVQSGQIQVANHTYNHADLTTLDAEGVKEELQRNEDEIMSMFGVSSKPYFRPPYGRYNDAVLKAAGEIGFTRPVMWNGTTGDEAKTSSRVIYMRCIRYMLPQQIVLGHLNYETIIPILDKVKGLLDDRGLTAVTVRDYYGDASEEEIKAAAPSPTPTPEENTPSPEATTEAPAPTPEPTTEAPTQAPTTRYEDEVAATQQATTAPAAATTTAPPARATAAPAATATTAPAAARR
- a CDS encoding App1 family protein; its protein translation is MENLGTHELRNLVNDAADEAVNIGYRVADRLHRWREKRAIAAGREPILVPTEGYGRAASEGNPGWVRIIARALYKTVNLERLLQVVEGTQDTANPMRGWRSFTATAMSDAPVTIVIDGTKYEAYTDRGGVLDVKLSIDLDPGMHEVIMYVPGSRAVATSVYIVPESQKLGVIMDVDDTVMVTMLPRPLVAAWNSFILDEHARIPTPGMAVMTDRIRRSHPDAPFMYLSTGAWNITPTLRRFLSRNGYPRGTFLLTDWGPTPDRWFRSGTNHKVESLRRLAEEFPQMKWILVGDDGQRDPYIYNGFAVRYPDNVAAIVIRNLTVGETMLASGRVWSDYRAEQMMRSPLWIEATDGVTLSKKLRELGLIDF